A single window of Aspergillus flavus chromosome 4, complete sequence DNA harbors:
- a CDS encoding pre-rRNA-processing protein esf2 (Pre-rRNA-processing protein esf2), whose protein sequence is MTTRKRNEFLDLAPSDDEDNDRGYDSEAAEESKARISKRRRTQTQDDESDQSDNDSVASDEDLKLSKSKGKAKKPQQRSEEDVISDNDDEQQETSGTQYLDVTEQETKSSKRKPLDKGKPPKKNKTGVVYLSSLPPYLKPFALKSMLEARSFGPITKVFLSPSVRPASAPRRRSNKRKTYTDGWVEFASKKTAKLCAETLNASIVGGRKGGWYHDDVWNMKYLKGFKWGDLMEQVQRERQEREAKQRIEDARARKEDKVFLQGVETGKVLDGMQRKNEEKKKRKMEFGDAGGQQTEELKVRRTFKQNEVKKGRHTIKDGEAALEDDTKRVLGKIF, encoded by the coding sequence atgacAACCCGCAAGAGAAACGAATTCCTCGATCTCGCTCCAAGCGACGACGAAGACAACGACCGCGGCTACGACTCCGAAGCCgcagaagaaagcaaagcccGAATTTCCAAGCGCAGACGAACCCAAACCCAAGACGACGAATCCGACCAAAGCGACAACGACTCCGTCGCCTCCGACGAAGATCTAAAACTAAGCAAGAGCAAAggcaaagccaagaaaccCCAGCAGcgaagcgaagaagatgttATTAGCGACAACGACGATGAACAACAAGAGACCTCCGGCACCCAGTACTTAGATGTCACAGAACAAGAGACGAAATCGAGCAAGCGCAAACCATTAGATAAGGGCaagccgccgaagaagaacaagactGGGGTTGTCTATCTTTCGTCTTTACCGCCTTATTTGAAGCCGTTTGCGTTGAAGAGTATGCTTGAGGCGAGGTCGTTCGGGCCGATTACGAAGGTGTTCTTGTCGCCTTCTGTGAGGCCGGCTTCGGCGCCGCGGAGGAGGTCGAATAAGCGGAAGACCTATACGGATGGGTGGGTTGAATTTGCGTCGAAGAAGACGGCTAAGCTTTGTGCGGAAACGTTGAATGCGTCGATTGTTGGGGGGAGGAAGGGGGGTTGGTACCATGATGATGTGTGGAATATGAAGTATTTGAAGGGGTTCAAATGGGGAGATCTGATGGAGCAGGTGCAGAGGGAGAGGCAGGAGAGGGAGGCTAAGCAGCGCATTGAGGATGCTAGGGCCAGGAAAGAGGATAAGGTCTTCCTGCAAGGTGTTGAGACGGGTAAGGTTCTTGATGggatgcagaggaagaatgaagaaaagaagaaaagaaagatggagtTTGGTGATGCAGGAGGCCAGCAGACGGAGGAGCTCAAGGTTAGGAGAACATTCAAGCAGAATGAGGTTAAAAAGGGTCGTCATACAATCAAGGACGGTGAAGCTGCTTTGGAGGATGATACAAAGAGGGTGTTGGGGAAGATTTTCTAG
- a CDS encoding NMD protein affecting ribosome stability and mRNA decay (60S ribosomal export protein NMD3), with protein sequence MSMDLDAPVPIAAQDHIAATILCCNCGAPIDGTTAAGALCQDCVRSTVDISEGIQREAVVHTCRDCERWLLPPNSWVSAALESKELLALCLRKLRGLTKVRIIDASFIWTEPHSRRIKVKITIQQEVAAGTILQQAFVVEYVVHYQQCSDCLRSFSPHTWVASVQVRQKVPHKRTFLYLEQLILRHRAHQETNNIKEAKDGLDFYFSQRSHAEKMVEFLSSVVPVKVKKASELISMDIHTSTKSYKFSYSVEIVPICKDDLVAIPIKLARSIGNISPLTLCYRIGTTIQLLDPNTLQTAEVPGATYWRSPFKNLADVTELVEFIVMDIEPVGRSNGRFHLAEATVARASDLGSNDQTYFTRTHLGGILHVGDSVLGYHLTGSMFNDPNYDAIEASSQYSSTIPDVVLVKKHYTRKKNKSRNWRVKRMAREHEEEALQASTGGSRKQEQERERLEADFEMFLRDVEEDQELRGTIELYKARKNQNAGGMEMDEDSDDEDVPKINMDELLDDFDELNMNDDE encoded by the exons ATGTCGATGGATTTGGATGCGCCGGTCCCTATCGCTGCGCAGGACCATATAGCTGCAAC TATCCTCTGTTGTAACTGCGGTGCCCCGATCGATGGAACAACAGCGGCCGGTGCGCTTTGTCAAGACTGTGTGAGATCGACCGTCGACATTTCCGAAGGTATCCAAAGAGAGGCGGTTGTCCATACTTGCAGGGATTGTGAG CGATGGCTTCTACCCCCCAACAGCTGGGTCAGTGCAGCGCTTGAGTCAAAAGAATTGTTGGCGCTATGCCTACGCAAACTTCGTGGCTTGACGAAGGTCCGGATTATCGACGCCAGTTTCATCTGGACTGAACCTCACTCGAGACGTATCAAAGTCAAGATCACCATTCAACAGGAGGTGGCCGCAGGGACAATTTTACAACAAGCATTTGTTGTCGAGTATGTCGTACATTACCAGCAATGTTCCGATTGTCTTCGTTCGTTTTCCCCACATACGTGGGTCGCATCAGTG CAAGTACGACAGAAGGTTCCGCACAAGCGAACATTCCTTTATCTAGAACAGCTCATTCTTCGTCACCGCGCGCATCAGGAAACCAATAATATCAAGGAAGCAAAGGACGGATTGGACTTCTACTTCAGCCAGAGAAGCCATGCAGAGAAGATGGTTGAGTTCCTTTCTTCAGTTGTGCCTGtcaaggtgaagaaggcatcAGAGCTTATCTCTATGGACATTCATACATCGACGAAGTCCTACAAGTTCTCCTACTCGGTGGAAATAGTTCCTATCTGCAAGGATGACCTCGTTGCTATTCCTATCAAATTAGCCCGGTCGATAGGTAATATCTCGCCACTGACACTATGCTACCGGATCGGAACTACAATTCAACTCTTGGATCCCAACACACTTCAGACAGCCGAGGTTCCTGGCGCGACCTACTGGAGATCGCCGTTCAAGAACCTCGCGGATGTCACTGAGTTGGTGGAGTTCATCGTCATGGATATCGAGCCGGTAGGCAGATCAAACGGGCGATTTCACCTTGCCGAGGCAACTGTTGCCCGTGCGTCGGACTTGGGCTCGAATGACCAGACCTACTTTACCCGTACTCATCTAGGCGGAATTCTCCATGTTGGAGACTCTGTTCTAGGCTACCATCTGACTGGCTCGATGTTCAACGACCCCAACTATGATGCTATTGAGGCCAGTAGCCAATACAGCTCTACGATTCCTGATGTAGTCCTTGTCAAGAAGCACTACACccgcaagaagaacaagtcCCGCAACTGGCGAGTCAAGCGTATGGCTCGTGAACACGAGGAGGAAGCACTCCAAGCCTCTACCGGTGGAAGCCGCAAGCAGGAACAGGAACGTGAGCGTCTCGAAGCCGATTTCGAAATGTTCCTTCGCGACGTTGAGGAAGACCAAGAGCTGCGGGGCACTATCGAGCTATACAAGGCCAGGAAGAACCAAAATGCCGGTGGTATGGAGATGGACGAAGACAGCGACGACGAGGACGTGCCCAAGATCAATATGGACGAGTTGCTTGATGATTTTGATGAGCTGAACATGAACGATGACGAATAA
- a CDS encoding putative mitochondrial carrier protein translates to MSAVAPEHVHDSSPISPRNPQSYRVTTDAVSHSHPQMEQVADSRPARGDVSRNAAVATTQTTAVDDASSPGYKKNDHGGPQQMNKRSLDYVLRSGLAGGVAGCAAKTMVAPLDRVKILFQASNPQFAKYTGSWSGLLYAVRDINRHEGRRGLFKGHSATLLRIFPYAAIKFLAYEQIRAVIIPSRDKETPFRRLISGSLAGMTSVFFTYPLELIRVRLAFETKRSSRSSFTDIFRQIYRERVSPPSVPSGLSSSSSASAAATATAEVSSAVNKVVPSSGLANFYRGFTPTLMGMLPYAGVSFLTHDTVGDWLRSPALSQYTTIPGSESQSKKGSHRTQLTAAAELFSGAVAGLVSQTSSYPLEVIRRRMQVGGVVGDGHRLGIAETARTIWLERGFRGFWIGLSIGYLKIIPMTATSFFVYERMKWSLGI, encoded by the exons ATGTCTGCTGTCGCACCGGAACATGTACATGATTCATCACCGATCAGCCCCAGAAATCCTCAGTCTTATCGCGTAACAACGGACGCCGTCTCGCACTCGCATCCTCAGATGGAACAGGTCGCAGATTCAAGACCAGCGCGGGGTGATGTAAGTAGGAACGCAGCGGTAGCCACGACACAAACGACCGCTGTCGATGATGCTTCGTCACCGGGTTATAAAAAGAATGATCATGGAGGCCCACAACAGATGAACAAGCGGAGTTTGGATTATGTATTAAGGAGTGGACTTGCGGGGGGTGTGGCGGGGTGTGCG GCGAAAACGATGGTTGCGCCGCTTGACCGTGTCAAAATCCTTTTTCAGGCATCGAACCCGCAGTTCGCTAAGTATACAGGCAGCTGGTCTGGCCTGTTATACGCAGTTCGGGACATTAATCGTCACGAAGGGAGGAGAGGCTTGTTTAAAGGTCATTCTGCGACACTTCTCCGCATTTTCCCTTATGCCGCCATCAAGTTTCTCGCATATGAACAGATCCGAGCGGTGATAATCCCGTCGCGAGATAAGGAAACACCGTTCCGCCGCTTGATTTCCGGGAGTTTGGCGGGGATGACATCGGTTTTCTTTACGTATCCGTTGGAGTTGATTCGAGTACGATTGGCTTTCGAGACTAAGCGATCTTCTCGCTCTTCCTTCACGGACATTTTCCGACAGATCTACCGCGAGCGGGTTTCGCCGCCTTCCGTACCAAGCGGACTGTCGTCCAgctcctcagcctcagctGCAGCCACTGCCACGGCCGAAGTCTCTTCTGCTGTGAATAAAGTCGTTCCTAGCTCTGGACTGGCGAATTTCTATCGTGGATTCACGCCTACCCTCATGGGAATGCTTCCATATGCGGGAGTGTCTTTCCTTACGCATGACACCGTTGGTGATTGGCTTCGGTCACCGGCACTCTCTCAATATACAACTATTCCGGGATCTGAATCTCAGTCCAAGAAAGGTTCACATCGCACTCAACTGACCGCCGCGGCGGAACTTTTCTCTGGGGCCGTTGCCGGCCTTGTCTCTCAGACGTCATCCTACCCGCTGGAGGTCATTCGGAGGCGAATGCAAGTAGGAGGAGTAGTGGGCGATGGTCATCGACTAGGAATAGCCGAGACCGCCCGGACGATCTGGCTCGAGCGAGGCTTCCGGGGGTTCTGGATTGGTCTGAGCATTGGATACCTCAAGATCATTCCCATGACAGCCACGAGCTTTTTCGTGTACGAGCGGATGAAGTGGTCCTTGGGAATCTGA